GCTATACTAAAATAGTAGCTTAAATGTTATAGATTTAAGGAGATGGTAAGTAATGGTGAAAGAATACATAAAATTTGAACCTTCAGTGGTGCCTTTGTATTCCACTAAAGATGAGGATTCCTGGTATCTTTTTAAAGGTAAGAAGTTATTGGTAAAGAAAAAGGAAAATGGAATAAATATTATAAAAGAAAAAGATTTAAAGAAATTAAACTTACATATAGACAATGTTCAATGTATGGGAGCCTGGGAAGGTTATAATTGTTTTAGTGGAGAAATAAATATAAAGAAAGATAAGTTAGAAGACTACAGTTTTATGGATTTAAAATCCTTGTCTACTATATTTAGTGAGGAAGAATTTTTAGCTGCGACAAAAGGGTTACTTTTATTAAATTGGATGAAATCTAATAGGTATTGTGGAATCTGTGGAAATGAAATGAAAAAGAAGGATAG
The sequence above is a segment of the Tissierellales bacterium genome. Coding sequences within it:
- the nudC gene encoding NAD(+) diphosphatase, which produces MVKEYIKFEPSVVPLYSTKDEDSWYLFKGKKLLVKKKENGINIIKEKDLKKLNLHIDNVQCMGAWEGYNCFSGEINIKKDKLEDYSFMDLKSLSTIFSEEEFLAATKGLLLLNWMKSNRYCGICGNEMKKKDSKDERAMICTNCNYTTWPRTSPAVIVAVTKGDKLLLAHNRGFSKGVYSVIAGFVEYGETFEQCVKREVYEETGIKVKNIKYFDNQPWPFPNSMMIGFTAEYLEGEIQEDNEEIVHADWFSKDEIK